A DNA window from Allokutzneria albata contains the following coding sequences:
- a CDS encoding glutathionylspermidine synthase family protein yields the protein MQRQTSEPRADWERKVAEQGLVFGSPAAGPGGVQRPYWDESTHYVFSLDEVLSLEADVEVLHSMCLDAVDNVVTTERYRDFGLPEWVWPAIAESWKRGDPHLYGRFDLRYDGTGPAKLLEYNADTPTSLLEAAVVQWHWLTDTHEGDDQWNSIHEKLVERWSRLADRLPAGQAHFTWSAADSSGEDHVTAAYLQETAAEAGLDTVGLAIEEIGWDPDLKRFVDLREDVMSTVVKLYPWEWVVDDPFGKHAVESQPGTLWVEPLWKMLLSNKALLAVLWEMHPGHPNLLPCFLDEPGFLTEYVRKPRLGREGSNIQIVAPGMEHETGGVYGKEGYVYQLFDPLPEFDGMRPVLGAWVVGDHSAGLGIRETVGLVTDDGAAFVPHRIPES from the coding sequence GTGCAGAGGCAGACCTCCGAACCGCGCGCCGACTGGGAGCGCAAGGTCGCCGAACAGGGCCTGGTGTTCGGCAGCCCGGCCGCGGGGCCCGGCGGCGTGCAGCGCCCGTACTGGGACGAGTCGACGCACTACGTGTTCAGCCTCGACGAGGTGCTCTCGCTGGAGGCCGACGTCGAGGTGCTGCACTCCATGTGCCTGGACGCCGTGGACAACGTGGTGACCACCGAGCGCTACCGCGACTTCGGCCTGCCGGAGTGGGTGTGGCCGGCGATCGCCGAGTCGTGGAAGCGCGGCGACCCGCACCTCTACGGCCGCTTCGACCTGCGCTACGACGGCACCGGCCCGGCCAAGCTGCTGGAGTACAACGCCGACACCCCGACCTCGTTGCTGGAGGCGGCCGTCGTGCAGTGGCACTGGCTGACCGACACCCACGAGGGCGACGACCAGTGGAACTCCATCCACGAGAAGCTGGTGGAGCGGTGGAGCCGGCTCGCCGACCGGCTGCCCGCCGGGCAGGCGCACTTCACCTGGTCGGCGGCGGACTCCAGCGGTGAGGACCACGTCACCGCCGCCTACCTGCAGGAGACCGCGGCCGAGGCCGGGCTGGACACCGTCGGGCTGGCCATCGAGGAGATCGGCTGGGACCCCGACCTCAAGCGCTTCGTGGACCTGCGCGAGGACGTGATGTCCACCGTGGTGAAGCTCTACCCGTGGGAGTGGGTCGTCGACGACCCGTTCGGCAAGCACGCGGTGGAGAGCCAGCCCGGGACGCTGTGGGTCGAACCCCTGTGGAAGATGCTGCTGTCGAACAAGGCGCTGCTCGCGGTGCTCTGGGAGATGCACCCCGGGCACCCCAACCTGCTGCCGTGCTTCCTCGACGAACCCGGCTTCCTCACCGAGTACGTGCGCAAGCCGCGGCTCGGCAGGGAGGGGTCGAACATCCAGATCGTCGCTCCCGGGATGGAGCACGAGACCGGCGGCGTGTACGGCAAGGAGGGCTACGTCTACCAGCTCTTCGACCCGTTGCCGGAGTTCGACGGCATGCGCCCGGTGCTGGGCGCGTGGGTGGTCGGTGACCACTCGGCGGGCCTGGGCATCCGGGAGACCGTCGGCCTGGTCACCGACGACGGCGCGGCGTTCGTTCCGCACCGCATCCCCGAGTCCTGA
- a CDS encoding DUF350 domain-containing protein has protein sequence MTTQLAVSSLALEEGFGGALLRGVGAIALYAVVGLLLMLVGFYAIDLTTPGKLSQLVRDGAPNAVVITSAGLISMAFIVVVVINNAGGKLSEGLLSALVFGFVGVVVQVLAVRLLEWVTRIDIGNLIRSQTYTPASMVIAAAHLALGLVVAVAIS, from the coding sequence GTGACCACCCAACTCGCCGTCTCCAGCCTGGCGCTGGAGGAGGGCTTCGGCGGTGCGCTCCTGCGGGGCGTCGGCGCCATCGCGCTGTACGCGGTCGTCGGCCTGCTGCTCATGCTCGTCGGGTTCTACGCCATCGACCTCACCACCCCGGGCAAGCTCAGCCAGCTCGTCCGCGACGGCGCGCCGAACGCGGTCGTGATCACCTCCGCCGGTCTGATCAGCATGGCTTTCATCGTCGTGGTGGTGATCAACAACGCCGGCGGCAAGCTGTCCGAGGGCCTGCTCTCCGCGCTGGTCTTCGGTTTCGTCGGGGTGGTCGTGCAGGTGCTCGCCGTCCGGCTGCTGGAGTGGGTGACCCGGATCGACATCGGCAACCTGATCCGCTCGCAGACCTACACCCCGGCCAGCATGGTCATCGCGGCCGCGCACCTGGCGCTGGGCCTCGTGGTCGCCGTCGCGATCAGCTAG
- the serS gene encoding serine--tRNA ligase: MIDLKTLRENPEAARDSQRARGEDPSLVDALLSADERRRATVSRADSLRAEQKQFGKQVGRAQGEERAALLAKGKELAAEVKAAEAEQQEAEQAFVAAHRAVSNIVEDGAPHGGEDDYVVLKHVGEQPAFDFEPKDHLELAERLGAIDMERGAKVSGSRFYFLTGVGAQLQLAMLNLAAQQAVAAGFTLMVPPVLVRPEIMEGTGFLGAHAGEVYRLRDDDQYLVGTSEVPLAGYHADEIIDLGAGPKRYAGWSTCFRREAGSYGKDTRGIIRVHQFDKVEMFVYTRPEDAHSEHLRLLAWEEEMLAKVELPYRVIDVAGGDLGSSAARKYDCEAWLPSQQAYREVTSTSNCTTFQARRLSVRYRDADGKTQIAATLNGTLATTRWIVAILETHQQADGSVRVPDALRPFLGKDVLEPVR, from the coding sequence GTGATCGACCTCAAGACGCTCCGCGAAAACCCGGAAGCCGCACGCGACTCGCAGCGCGCCAGGGGCGAGGACCCGTCCCTCGTCGACGCGCTGCTCTCCGCCGATGAGCGGCGCCGCGCCACGGTCTCCCGCGCGGACTCCTTGCGCGCCGAGCAGAAGCAGTTCGGCAAGCAGGTCGGCAGGGCCCAGGGCGAGGAGCGCGCCGCGCTGCTGGCCAAGGGCAAGGAGCTGGCGGCGGAGGTCAAGGCCGCCGAGGCCGAGCAGCAGGAGGCGGAGCAGGCGTTCGTCGCCGCGCACCGCGCGGTCTCCAACATCGTCGAGGACGGCGCCCCGCACGGCGGCGAGGACGACTACGTCGTGCTCAAGCACGTCGGCGAGCAGCCCGCGTTCGACTTCGAGCCCAAGGACCACCTGGAGCTCGCCGAACGCCTCGGCGCGATCGACATGGAGCGCGGGGCGAAGGTCTCCGGCTCGCGGTTCTACTTCCTCACCGGCGTCGGCGCGCAGCTGCAGCTGGCCATGCTCAACCTGGCCGCCCAGCAGGCGGTCGCGGCCGGGTTCACGCTGATGGTCCCGCCGGTGCTGGTGCGTCCGGAGATCATGGAGGGCACCGGCTTCCTCGGCGCCCACGCCGGCGAGGTCTACCGGCTGCGCGACGACGACCAGTACCTCGTCGGCACCTCCGAGGTGCCGCTGGCCGGCTACCACGCCGACGAGATCATCGACCTCGGCGCCGGGCCGAAGCGCTACGCGGGCTGGTCGACCTGCTTCCGCCGTGAGGCGGGCTCCTACGGCAAGGACACCAGGGGCATCATCCGGGTCCACCAGTTCGACAAGGTGGAGATGTTCGTCTACACCCGCCCGGAGGACGCGCACTCCGAGCACCTGCGGCTGCTCGCCTGGGAGGAGGAGATGCTGGCCAAGGTCGAGCTGCCCTACCGGGTGATCGACGTGGCAGGCGGCGACCTCGGCAGCAGCGCGGCCCGCAAGTACGACTGCGAGGCGTGGCTGCCCAGCCAGCAGGCCTACCGCGAGGTCACCTCGACCTCCAACTGCACCACCTTCCAGGCGCGCAGGCTGTCGGTGCGCTACCGCGACGCGGACGGCAAGACCCAGATCGCCGCGACGCTCAACGGGACCCTGGCCACCACGCGCTGGATCGTGGCGATCCTGGAGACCCACCAGCAGGCCGACGGTTCGGTCCGGGTGCCCGACGCGCTGCGCCCGTTCCTGGGCAAGGACGTGCTCGAGCCCGTCCGCTGA
- a CDS encoding TetR/AcrR family transcriptional regulator translates to MVTDRDQVLRAAASLLVRNHGASMTEVAEAAGISRATLHRVVPSRDALLDQLLWLGLGETVAALTTAEPETGEPLAALERVVSALTPVAELFRFVTTQPLDETTPEFQAGFHALDERLTALFRRGQDSGAFRGDLPATWMVDALASLLFAAALAARAGRLPGNDNPRAVIDLLVGGVTRGETE, encoded by the coding sequence GTGGTGACCGATCGGGACCAGGTGCTGCGCGCGGCCGCGTCGCTGCTGGTGCGCAACCACGGTGCCTCCATGACCGAGGTGGCCGAGGCCGCCGGGATCAGCAGGGCCACGCTGCACCGCGTGGTGCCCAGCCGCGACGCCCTGCTGGACCAGCTGCTCTGGCTCGGCCTCGGCGAGACGGTCGCCGCGCTGACCACGGCCGAACCCGAGACCGGTGAGCCGCTCGCCGCCCTCGAACGGGTGGTCTCGGCGCTGACCCCGGTCGCCGAGCTGTTCCGCTTCGTCACCACGCAGCCGCTGGACGAGACCACCCCTGAGTTCCAGGCCGGCTTCCACGCCCTCGACGAGCGGTTGACCGCGCTGTTCCGCCGCGGCCAGGACTCCGGTGCGTTCCGGGGCGACCTGCCCGCGACCTGGATGGTCGACGCGCTCGCCAGCCTGCTCTTCGCCGCCGCGCTCGCGGCCCGGGCGGGCAGGCTGCCCGGGAACGACAACCCCCGCGCTGTCATCGACCTGCTGGTGGGTGGCGTCACGCGAGGAGAAACCGAGTGA
- a CDS encoding MFS transporter — protein MTALSSVHETSPVSVRHRWIALATLVLAILLVSLDTTVLSLAIPHLTESLKPTSTQILWIGDIYAFVLAGLLVTMGTLGDRIGRKKLLMIGSAGFGLFSAVAAFAPSANLLIVARVVQGVAGATLMPSTLSIIRNIFTNPRERGFAVAVWGAMASAGAALGPLIGGVLLQHFWWGSVFLINVPVMIVLIGVGLWVVPESKDPVPGAWDLPSVFASLVGVVAVVYGIKEITVYGWAQPLALPVAALGVFALVWFCRRQMVIPHPLVDVRLFANPKFSSAILSTLLAVLGLAGASFILSQFLQLVQGYSPLNSGLLNLPGTVGAVTGGLMSSTIAHRWSARKATSIGLAVIGGGLCIALGFEPDTSAWTVGFVMFVAGGGAGLAFTVNANMVLTAAPKEKSGAASALSETAYQLGAALGIALLGAASTIVYRNSMTVLAPVLPQEIYTGARESIGGALAAAPKLPPEQAAQLVDVARHAFVDGAVVAAGVAAVLLVSAAALSWFVLREKSEA, from the coding sequence GTGACCGCTTTGTCGTCAGTCCACGAGACCAGCCCGGTGAGTGTGCGGCACCGGTGGATCGCCCTCGCCACACTGGTCCTGGCGATCCTGTTGGTGTCGCTGGACACCACCGTGCTCAGCCTGGCCATCCCGCACCTGACCGAGAGCCTGAAGCCGACCAGCACCCAGATCCTGTGGATCGGCGACATCTACGCGTTCGTGCTGGCCGGTCTGCTGGTCACGATGGGCACGCTGGGCGATCGGATCGGTCGCAAGAAGCTGCTGATGATCGGCTCGGCCGGGTTCGGCCTGTTCTCCGCGGTGGCCGCCTTCGCCCCGAGCGCGAACCTGCTGATCGTGGCGCGGGTGGTGCAGGGCGTGGCGGGCGCGACACTGATGCCCTCGACCCTGTCGATCATCCGCAACATCTTCACCAACCCCAGGGAGCGCGGGTTCGCCGTCGCCGTCTGGGGCGCGATGGCCTCGGCGGGCGCCGCGCTCGGCCCGCTCATCGGCGGTGTGCTGCTGCAGCACTTCTGGTGGGGCTCGGTCTTCCTGATCAACGTGCCGGTGATGATCGTGCTCATCGGCGTCGGGCTGTGGGTCGTGCCGGAGTCCAAGGACCCGGTGCCGGGGGCGTGGGACCTGCCCAGCGTGTTCGCCTCGCTGGTCGGCGTCGTCGCGGTGGTCTACGGCATCAAGGAGATCACCGTCTACGGCTGGGCTCAGCCGCTCGCGCTGCCGGTCGCCGCGCTCGGCGTGTTCGCGCTGGTCTGGTTCTGCCGTCGGCAGATGGTGATCCCGCACCCGCTGGTGGACGTGCGGTTGTTCGCCAACCCGAAGTTCAGCAGCGCCATCCTGTCCACCCTGCTCGCAGTGCTCGGTCTCGCGGGCGCCTCCTTCATCCTGTCCCAGTTCCTGCAGCTGGTGCAGGGCTACAGCCCGCTGAACTCCGGTCTGCTGAACCTGCCCGGCACGGTCGGCGCGGTCACCGGCGGCCTGATGTCCAGCACCATCGCGCACCGCTGGTCGGCGCGGAAGGCCACCTCGATCGGGCTCGCGGTGATCGGCGGCGGCCTGTGCATCGCGCTCGGCTTCGAACCGGACACCAGCGCGTGGACGGTCGGCTTCGTCATGTTCGTCGCGGGTGGCGGTGCCGGGCTGGCGTTCACCGTCAACGCCAACATGGTGCTGACCGCGGCGCCCAAGGAGAAGTCCGGTGCGGCGTCCGCGTTGTCCGAGACGGCCTACCAGCTCGGCGCGGCGCTCGGCATCGCGCTGCTCGGCGCGGCGAGCACGATCGTCTACCGCAACAGCATGACCGTGCTGGCCCCCGTGCTGCCGCAGGAGATCTACACCGGAGCGCGGGAGTCCATCGGCGGAGCGCTCGCCGCCGCGCCGAAACTGCCGCCGGAGCAGGCGGCTCAGCTCGTCGACGTGGCCAGGCACGCCTTCGTCGATGGCGCGGTGGTCGCGGCGGGCGTCGCGGCCGTGCTGCTGGTGAGCGCGGCGGCGTTGTCCTGGTTCGTGCTCAGGGAGAAGTCAGAGGCATAG
- a CDS encoding alpha/beta fold hydrolase: MRTGVLDLGQTRLAWTRDGRGDPIVFVHGSWDDHRSWDRVVGPLGERNTVIRYDRRGHTASTAPRGQGSILEDVSDLLAVVDQVAGGRAHLVGHSYGSSIVVLATAKRPEAVRGVVVHEPPLFAALSTEDDELRLAAAKRMREAAELLGFGDVEAGTRTFVEHVGFGEGSWLGLFDAEQRATMMANAETWLDQYRDPDRLAVDPSALVGLGVPVTVTTGGDTLPIYRAVVRAISGLLPEARVRVIPGAGHAPQLSHPAAFVEAVREGLCL; encoded by the coding sequence ATGCGGACCGGAGTGCTGGACCTCGGGCAGACCCGACTGGCGTGGACCCGCGACGGCAGAGGTGATCCGATCGTGTTCGTGCACGGTTCCTGGGACGACCACCGCAGCTGGGACCGCGTGGTCGGGCCGCTCGGCGAGCGCAACACCGTGATCCGGTACGACCGGCGCGGGCACACGGCGAGCACCGCACCTCGCGGCCAGGGCAGCATCCTGGAGGACGTCTCGGACCTGCTCGCCGTCGTGGACCAGGTGGCGGGCGGCCGGGCGCACCTCGTCGGGCACTCCTACGGTTCGTCGATCGTGGTGCTGGCGACGGCGAAGCGGCCCGAGGCGGTGCGCGGTGTCGTGGTGCACGAGCCGCCCCTGTTCGCCGCTCTGTCCACTGAGGACGACGAGCTGCGGCTGGCCGCGGCGAAGCGGATGCGGGAGGCCGCCGAGCTGCTGGGGTTCGGCGACGTCGAGGCGGGAACGCGGACGTTCGTCGAGCACGTCGGGTTCGGCGAGGGCAGCTGGCTCGGCCTGTTCGACGCCGAGCAGCGCGCCACGATGATGGCCAACGCGGAGACCTGGCTCGACCAGTACCGCGACCCGGACCGGCTGGCCGTGGACCCGTCCGCGTTGGTGGGCCTCGGTGTTCCGGTCACCGTGACGACGGGCGGGGACACGCTGCCGATCTACCGCGCGGTGGTGCGGGCGATCAGCGGACTCCTGCCGGAAGCACGGGTGCGGGTGATCCCGGGCGCCGGGCACGCACCGCAGTTGTCCCACCCGGCGGCCTTCGTGGAGGCCGTGCGGGAGGGTCTATGCCTCTGA
- a CDS encoding LLM class flavin-dependent oxidoreductase: MRFGIVILPDQPWPQGGDRWRRAESYGFDHAWTYDHLAWRSLADGPWFDAVTTLTAAALSTSRIRLGTLVANPSIRHPVGFARQVMALDDLSGGRFTLGVGAGAAVLDPTILGDPPLAPRALVDRLGEFVELLDALLTTDHVNYSGEYYTAVDARTLPGCVQRPRLPFLVAANGARSMRIAARFGQGWVTTGPKVEDLDAWWKAVAELIDRHRELTGESTVDRCLSLDAAPVFSLSSVDYFADAAGRAAELGFTDVITHWPRERDWYAGDIGVLEDVVTSVIPRYR; this comes from the coding sequence GTGCGCTTCGGAATCGTGATCCTCCCTGATCAGCCCTGGCCCCAGGGCGGTGACCGGTGGCGGAGGGCGGAGTCCTACGGCTTCGACCACGCCTGGACCTACGACCACCTCGCCTGGCGGTCGCTGGCCGACGGCCCCTGGTTCGACGCCGTGACCACGCTGACCGCCGCCGCGCTCAGCACCTCGCGCATCCGGCTGGGCACGCTCGTCGCCAACCCGAGCATCCGGCACCCGGTGGGCTTCGCCCGCCAGGTGATGGCGCTCGACGACCTGTCCGGCGGCCGGTTCACGCTCGGCGTGGGTGCGGGCGCCGCCGTACTCGACCCGACGATCCTCGGCGACCCCCCGCTCGCTCCGCGCGCGCTGGTCGATCGGCTCGGCGAGTTCGTCGAGCTGCTGGACGCGCTGCTGACCACGGACCACGTGAACTACTCGGGCGAGTACTACACGGCGGTGGACGCACGCACGCTGCCCGGCTGCGTGCAGCGCCCGAGGCTGCCCTTCCTGGTGGCGGCGAACGGGGCGAGGTCGATGCGGATCGCGGCGCGCTTCGGCCAGGGCTGGGTCACCACGGGGCCGAAGGTCGAGGACCTGGACGCGTGGTGGAAGGCCGTCGCGGAGCTCATCGACCGGCACCGTGAACTGACCGGTGAATCCACAGTGGACAGATGCCTTTCGCTCGACGCCGCACCGGTCTTCTCACTGTCCAGTGTGGACTACTTCGCGGATGCGGCCGGTCGCGCGGCGGAGCTGGGCTTCACCGATGTCATCACGCACTGGCCGCGGGAGCGCGACTGGTACGCGGGTGACATCGGCGTCCTGGAGGACGTGGTGACGAGCGTCATTCCCCGATACCGGTAG
- a CDS encoding HAD family hydrolase → MTIPRLIASDADGTLLTPLERVSDRTAAVLRRAMDAGAVFVVATGRPPRWTRPILDQLDLRGPAVCNNGSMVYDFTEDRVLSQHTLDPILLRDAADAVLRAIPGSALAVERAEGSAADCFLAEKGYVHAWPMDGSILAPRDELLGKPAVKLLVRNALMTSDEMATAAKAVLDDAVDVTFSIGSGLIELVVKDITKATGLQLLADRLGLTAADAVAFGDMPNDIAMLEWAGLGVAMGNAHPSAVEAADEVTAPNSEDGVAQVLERWF, encoded by the coding sequence GTGACGATTCCGCGCTTGATCGCCTCGGACGCCGACGGCACCCTGCTCACCCCGCTGGAGCGGGTCAGCGACCGCACCGCCGCCGTTCTGCGGCGCGCCATGGACGCGGGCGCGGTGTTCGTCGTCGCGACCGGGCGACCGCCGAGGTGGACCCGGCCGATCCTCGACCAGCTCGACCTGCGCGGGCCCGCGGTCTGCAACAACGGCTCGATGGTCTACGACTTCACCGAGGACCGCGTGCTCAGCCAGCACACACTCGATCCGATCCTGCTGCGCGACGCGGCCGACGCGGTCCTGCGTGCCATCCCGGGCAGCGCGCTCGCCGTGGAACGGGCCGAGGGCTCCGCCGCCGACTGCTTCCTCGCGGAGAAGGGCTACGTCCACGCCTGGCCCATGGACGGCTCGATCCTGGCGCCGCGCGACGAACTGCTCGGCAAACCCGCGGTGAAGCTGCTGGTCCGCAACGCGTTGATGACCAGTGACGAGATGGCCACCGCGGCGAAGGCGGTGCTCGACGACGCGGTCGACGTGACCTTCTCGATCGGCTCCGGGCTGATCGAGCTGGTGGTCAAGGACATCACCAAGGCCACCGGCCTCCAGCTCCTCGCCGACCGGCTCGGCCTGACCGCGGCCGATGCGGTCGCGTTCGGCGACATGCCCAACGACATCGCAATGCTGGAGTGGGCCGGGCTCGGCGTCGCGATGGGCAACGCCCACCCCTCCGCCGTCGAGGCCGCCGACGAGGTCACGGCGCCGAACTCGGAGGACGGTGTCGCGCAGGTGCTGGAGCGGTGGTTCTAG
- a CDS encoding helix-turn-helix domain-containing protein — translation MLTIGELARLAGTTVRAVRHYTAEGLIAEPPRDASGYRRYGTRALITVSRIRRLRDLGLSLDQIRGLLDGKPRSLDEALSTLDEELAGQERRIAAQRKRIAELRSSDEDPEIPGRLGELLRGLEAAGADEQMLRREKEAVLLITVTAPEGLDQLTEAYQTLLGNPADQEAMAEFSRGFQALADLPEDSPEVERLAEKLLADNPKISEMARAQQPAPGPSDALFLDFVDSFAPAQRRFMYVIAERVAERGGQ, via the coding sequence GTGCTGACCATCGGTGAACTGGCCAGGCTCGCCGGCACCACGGTGCGCGCGGTCCGCCACTACACGGCGGAGGGCCTGATCGCCGAGCCGCCGCGCGACGCCTCCGGTTACCGCCGTTACGGAACCCGGGCGCTGATCACCGTCTCCCGGATCCGCCGTCTGCGCGATCTCGGCCTGTCGCTGGACCAGATCCGCGGGCTGCTGGACGGGAAACCGCGCTCACTGGACGAAGCGCTGTCCACTTTGGACGAGGAGTTGGCCGGGCAGGAGCGGAGGATCGCCGCTCAGCGCAAGCGGATCGCCGAGCTTCGGTCGTCCGACGAGGACCCGGAGATCCCCGGCCGGCTGGGCGAGCTGCTGCGCGGGCTGGAAGCCGCCGGAGCCGACGAGCAGATGCTGCGCCGGGAGAAGGAGGCCGTTCTGCTGATCACCGTGACCGCACCGGAAGGCCTCGACCAGCTGACAGAGGCCTATCAAACCCTCTTGGGCAACCCCGCCGACCAGGAGGCGATGGCCGAGTTCTCCCGCGGCTTCCAGGCGCTGGCGGACCTGCCGGAGGACAGCCCCGAGGTCGAACGTCTCGCGGAGAAGTTGTTGGCGGACAACCCGAAGATCTCGGAGATGGCGCGGGCCCAGCAGCCGGCGCCCGGACCGAGCGACGCGTTGTTCCTCGACTTCGTCGACTCGTTCGCACCCGCGCAACGGCGGTTCATGTACGTGATCGCCGAGCGCGTGGCGGAGAGGGGAGGACAATGA
- a CDS encoding MFS transporter — MKRLVVLFLGAETLSLLGNSIAGIALPWLLLTRTGDAAAAGVVTAATGLPMLVAAIAGGVVIDRIGRRRISIGADMASAACVAALPVVDMLFGLDLGWFIVLGIAGAVFDIPGMTARETLLPDVAKATGMSLERLSGLRQAMVGTTLIAGPALGTLVLGWLDSAVALWVTAATSALAALLTWLLPTSLGTTGVAEKQHWTKDLKEAAAVLRGEPVLIALTVLSAASVLVMAPIQMLLLPAHFVAAGGSAGQFGPVIMASALGMIGGNLVYSAVGARLSRRGWLTVSLIASIGAVGWLAALPGYWWLVAASAALGLVSGPIQPLMLVLTSERVPEGARGRVFGVQNAVLLSATPVGVFAGGWLISGFGVHATGTLITVVWAVLAVGMLLLPGARQMEEVRVGADHR, encoded by the coding sequence ATGAAGCGACTGGTGGTCCTGTTCCTCGGCGCGGAGACGCTGTCCCTGCTGGGCAACTCCATCGCCGGGATAGCGCTGCCCTGGCTGCTGCTCACCCGGACCGGGGATGCCGCGGCCGCGGGTGTCGTCACCGCCGCGACCGGGCTCCCGATGCTGGTCGCGGCGATCGCGGGCGGGGTGGTGATCGACCGGATCGGCAGGCGGCGGATCTCGATCGGCGCGGACATGGCCTCTGCCGCGTGCGTCGCGGCGCTGCCCGTGGTGGACATGCTCTTCGGGCTCGACCTCGGCTGGTTCATCGTGCTGGGCATCGCAGGGGCGGTCTTCGACATCCCCGGTATGACCGCGCGCGAGACGCTGCTGCCGGACGTCGCCAAGGCCACCGGGATGTCGCTGGAACGGCTCAGCGGGCTCCGGCAGGCCATGGTCGGCACCACGCTGATCGCCGGTCCCGCGCTCGGCACGCTCGTGCTGGGCTGGTTGGACAGCGCGGTCGCGCTCTGGGTCACCGCCGCGACCTCCGCACTGGCGGCGCTGCTGACCTGGCTGCTGCCCACGAGCCTCGGCACCACCGGCGTCGCCGAGAAGCAGCACTGGACGAAGGACCTCAAGGAAGCGGCCGCCGTGCTGCGCGGTGAGCCCGTGCTCATCGCGCTGACCGTGCTGTCCGCGGCGAGCGTGCTGGTGATGGCGCCGATCCAGATGCTCCTGCTGCCCGCGCACTTCGTCGCCGCAGGCGGCTCGGCGGGCCAGTTCGGCCCGGTGATCATGGCTTCGGCACTGGGCATGATCGGCGGGAACCTCGTCTACTCCGCGGTCGGCGCCCGGCTGTCCCGCCGCGGCTGGCTGACCGTCTCGCTGATCGCGTCGATCGGCGCGGTGGGCTGGCTGGCCGCGCTGCCCGGCTACTGGTGGCTCGTCGCGGCCTCGGCGGCGCTCGGACTGGTCAGCGGGCCGATCCAGCCGCTGATGCTGGTGCTCACCAGCGAGCGGGTGCCGGAGGGGGCGCGCGGGCGGGTGTTCGGCGTGCAGAACGCGGTGCTGCTCAGCGCGACGCCGGTCGGTGTCTTCGCCGGGGGCTGGCTGATCAGCGGGTTCGGTGTGCACGCCACCGGCACACTGATCACAGTGGTGTGGGCCGTGCTCGCGGTCGGCATGCTGCTGCTCCCCGGGGCCCGGCAGATGGAGGAGGTGCGGGTCGGTGCTGACCATCGGTGA